The Chitinophaga sp. H8 genome contains a region encoding:
- a CDS encoding RNA polymerase sigma factor, with translation MPDACLLLPVTNHVEMLSSGMDSVPFSEKELLMLVAEGDERAFYTFYKKYAPKLRAYVWKTTQSEADTEDILQTSFMRIWLSRDKIPAIDNIQAWIYTITAKICLQHFRKKKNEQKKLEKGIELRDNNVSTPFDFLQLEEIKRAIGSVLQRMSPQRKTIYRMNREEGRKPAEIARVLSMPVGTVKNHLSAANKEIRESLFPGGMISSL, from the coding sequence ATGCCAGATGCCTGCTTGCTGTTGCCTGTAACCAATCATGTTGAAATGCTTTCTTCAGGCATGGATAGTGTTCCTTTTTCTGAAAAGGAACTATTGATGCTTGTGGCAGAAGGAGATGAGAGGGCGTTTTATACTTTTTACAAGAAGTACGCTCCGAAACTTCGTGCATATGTTTGGAAAACCACCCAGTCAGAAGCAGATACAGAAGATATCCTGCAAACCAGTTTCATGCGTATCTGGCTTTCCAGAGATAAAATCCCCGCTATTGATAATATACAGGCCTGGATTTATACCATTACTGCCAAAATTTGCCTGCAGCATTTCCGGAAAAAAAAGAACGAACAGAAGAAGTTGGAAAAGGGGATTGAATTGCGGGATAATAATGTGAGTACGCCATTTGATTTTCTGCAACTCGAAGAAATAAAAAGAGCAATAGGGAGTGTGTTACAGCGCATGTCCCCACAAAGAAAAACCATTTACCGCATGAACCGGGAAGAAGGTAGAAAACCTGCGGAAATAGCCAGGGTATTATCTATGCCGGTGGGTACCGTAAAGAACCATTTATCTGCTGCCAATAAGGAGATCCGTGAATCTCTTTTCCCCGGAGGCATGATATCTTCTCTATAA
- a CDS encoding AraC family transcriptional regulator, with the protein MKPALEHLPKEQDHSFVVRDFDYNYYPTPWHYHPEYEIVLVTESTGKRFVGDNIADFQPGNLAFLGPNIPHYYRNDDKYLEEGATLRARSIVIHFSEASLGQDFLQLPEAARLNKLFERSLCGLDVLDTTNRKVSKKLHDIVGLSGLRRWICLVEILLDMAESKTLVPITKSPHIGYNEKESGRLCNVLDWIVTNFENDIRLSEAAKVAEMNENAFSRFFSLRTRKTFSGFVQELRLQKAAKLLVESELSVTEVCYACGYNNISNFNRQFLHHYQMNPLRYKRFFLEGKRPV; encoded by the coding sequence ATGAAGCCGGCGTTGGAACATTTACCTAAAGAACAGGACCATTCTTTTGTGGTCAGGGACTTTGATTACAACTACTATCCAACGCCCTGGCACTATCACCCGGAATATGAAATTGTACTGGTAACAGAGAGCACCGGGAAACGTTTTGTAGGAGATAATATAGCCGATTTTCAGCCCGGTAATCTGGCATTTTTAGGGCCTAATATTCCACACTATTACAGGAATGATGATAAATACCTGGAAGAAGGAGCTACCCTGAGGGCCCGTTCTATTGTCATCCATTTTTCTGAAGCCTCCCTGGGACAAGATTTTCTGCAGTTACCGGAAGCGGCCCGGCTGAATAAACTATTTGAACGGTCTTTATGCGGCCTGGACGTCCTGGATACCACTAACCGGAAAGTCAGTAAAAAACTGCATGATATCGTGGGACTGTCGGGCTTAAGACGTTGGATCTGCCTGGTAGAGATATTACTGGATATGGCCGAGTCAAAAACGCTGGTGCCCATTACGAAATCTCCCCATATTGGTTATAATGAAAAAGAATCCGGCCGGCTGTGTAATGTATTAGACTGGATAGTGACCAACTTTGAAAATGATATCCGCTTGTCGGAAGCCGCGAAAGTGGCAGAGATGAATGAAAACGCCTTTTCCCGTTTTTTTTCATTGCGTACCAGGAAAACCTTCTCAGGGTTTGTCCAGGAGTTACGTTTGCAGAAGGCGGCTAAACTATTGGTAGAAAGTGAGCTGTCCGTTACTGAGGTCTGCTACGCCTGCGGCTATAATAATATTTCGAATTTCAACCGGCAGTTCCTGCATCATTATCAAATGAATCCGCTCCGGTATAAGCGGTTTTTTCTGGAGGGGAAGCGCCCTGTATAA
- a CDS encoding RagB/SusD family nutrient uptake outer membrane protein codes for MKRIAILFLSGVLLSTSCQKDILNKQPLDRIADNIVWKDIKAIQANLAGSYSMMSVLENETPDKYIGIRPGVGWTLEAQVGVTLINNITDEATWGMYPQWSNFRSSGITINGGLLEWWENAYIILRQLNDFIEKVPQSPIDEESKKSLLAEARFLRAFNYFSMVKRYGGVPLILNAQSINEPYEKLYPKRNSEKELYDFVISEMDAVYNDLPPKAISGRASKYAALTLKSRAALYAGSIAEYGTVQLGGLLGIPAGEAKAYYQKSYDASKIIIDDGVNSLYNVDANKAKNFRDLFLAKNSVEAIFVVAHNDKDMISAGGNGWYYDFMQGPMPNAWYNGNQNMPYLSFIASTYEKADGTLPDLSEATLTGKLWNDNEIWAGMEPRFYATIYTNGTTWLGAPIDWHKALKVNGQYLTDPNGAYQGVPHIGLQGQKSGPFTSFGVLKYLDEKHNNMVYDFASSQDWMVFRFAEVLLNHAEAAFKLNKPDEALAAVNAIRSRAGVQTRTAITFPLIQKERKAELAFEGHRYWDVRRWRIATTELTKRQTGLRYVRDFASGKLELEILQNVDGGANVKPVFESFNYYLPITNARTQQNPNLVENPGYK; via the coding sequence ATGAAAAGAATAGCGATCCTTTTCTTATCAGGAGTGCTTCTGTCTACTTCCTGTCAAAAAGATATATTGAATAAACAACCTTTAGATAGAATTGCAGATAATATTGTGTGGAAGGACATCAAGGCTATTCAGGCAAACCTGGCTGGTAGCTACAGTATGATGAGTGTGCTGGAAAATGAAACACCGGATAAATATATCGGTATCAGGCCTGGTGTGGGATGGACCCTGGAAGCACAGGTGGGCGTAACCCTGATCAATAATATTACGGATGAAGCTACCTGGGGCATGTACCCGCAATGGAGCAATTTCAGAAGCAGCGGGATTACCATTAACGGTGGATTACTGGAGTGGTGGGAAAATGCCTATATCATTTTGCGTCAGCTGAATGATTTTATTGAAAAAGTACCACAATCACCCATCGATGAAGAATCGAAAAAGAGCTTACTGGCAGAAGCCCGTTTTTTAAGAGCTTTTAATTACTTCTCTATGGTGAAACGTTATGGTGGCGTGCCATTGATTTTAAATGCACAATCCATTAATGAGCCATATGAAAAGTTGTATCCCAAAAGGAATTCTGAAAAGGAGCTGTATGATTTTGTGATCAGTGAAATGGATGCGGTTTATAACGATCTCCCGCCTAAAGCAATTTCCGGACGGGCCTCCAAATATGCGGCGCTTACCTTAAAATCACGTGCTGCATTATATGCGGGCAGTATTGCAGAGTATGGTACAGTACAGCTGGGTGGACTACTGGGTATCCCTGCCGGGGAAGCAAAGGCATACTACCAGAAAAGTTATGATGCCTCCAAAATCATCATTGATGATGGGGTAAACAGCCTTTATAATGTAGATGCCAATAAAGCCAAAAACTTCAGAGATCTCTTCCTGGCAAAAAACAGTGTGGAAGCCATATTTGTAGTGGCCCACAATGACAAGGATATGATTTCTGCGGGTGGTAACGGCTGGTATTACGACTTCATGCAGGGGCCTATGCCTAACGCATGGTACAATGGTAACCAGAACATGCCCTATTTATCATTTATTGCTTCCACCTATGAAAAGGCGGATGGTACCCTGCCCGACCTGAGCGAGGCTACTTTAACAGGGAAGCTGTGGAATGATAATGAGATCTGGGCCGGTATGGAACCCCGTTTTTACGCTACTATCTATACAAATGGTACTACCTGGCTGGGAGCACCGATCGACTGGCATAAGGCTTTAAAAGTGAATGGCCAGTACCTGACGGATCCTAACGGTGCTTACCAGGGGGTGCCACATATAGGGCTGCAAGGACAAAAATCAGGTCCGTTTACCAGCTTTGGTGTGCTGAAATACCTGGATGAGAAACACAATAACATGGTGTACGATTTCGCGTCCAGCCAGGACTGGATGGTATTCCGTTTTGCAGAAGTGCTATTGAACCATGCAGAGGCTGCTTTCAAGCTGAACAAACCTGATGAAGCGCTTGCAGCAGTGAATGCTATCCGCAGCAGGGCAGGTGTTCAGACCAGAACTGCTATTACTTTCCCATTGATTCAAAAGGAAAGGAAAGCAGAGCTGGCTTTTGAAGGACATCGCTACTGGGATGTAAGACGCTGGAGGATTGCTACCACTGAGCTGACTAAACGCCAAACCGGTTTAAGATATGTCCGCGACTTCGCTTCCGGTAAACTGGAGCTGGAGATATTACAGAATGTAGATGGGGGTGCAAATGTGAAGCCGGTATTTGAATCGTTCAATTACTATTTACCAATCACTAATGCCAGAACCCAGCAAAATCCTAACCTGGTGGAAAACCCTGGATACAAGTAA
- a CDS encoding TonB-dependent receptor, which yields MRMISVFMLIACMHVSATGLSQEITLSVKNEPLKSVFKKISKQANISILYNDSDLKSASPVSMDVRKARLEQVLDECLKGYPLEYTMGNGIIRIRKKKYTIPPSLSGNVALAEVAATITGKVTDAAGKPLPGATVVVKGTQVSTSTDGEGAFKLTVTGGQDAELIISFIGYKTQTIRIGSQQTINVVMEEAVSGLNDIVVVGYGTVRKKDVTGALSTIKSDDLAKVPVSSVTNALVGKLPGLIAMQASGQPGADASSLNIRGFGNALIIVDGVEANFQNIDASQIEDVTILKDGSASIYGSRAGNGVVLITTKRGKVGKPVITVNATTTLQRPTYFQKMLSSGQYTTLVSEEYLQSGQPANGVPYTKEQIAKYYAATEPGYYNTNWQSLIVRDWAPMQNYNASIRGGSEKIRYYAFLGTLNQGSFWKSNGGDYKRYNFQSNVDANILDNLTMSITMSSIVDRINSTNRPQNGGGYLFADLYNNKPMYPASLPDPSKIPYSGSATGGALVQSNRDLGGYSDEHFQTLNQTASLTYDVKEVKGLSLKAFGNYIQINDNQKSYARPVDLYTYNIDTKEYTLASQYNSNTQLTQQKSVSTTLTGQFSVNYNRTINEDHQINAMALYEVYTLKTDFISAGRANFTFPTLDQMFAGSLSTVSNNGSASEMSRTSYVGRLNYGYKGKYLLGAILRADASAKFPADSRWGYFPSVSLGWRLNEENFMKKYNNLDELKLRASYGASGNDGIGNFQYLAGYGATLMPALWGGTPVMGIAPLGMANPTLSWERITIYNIGLDYSFFNRALYGEAEVFYRKRDGMPAKKTVSLPSSFGAELPLENLNSQNNRGFELKVGTMGASRDWKWDVSANISWQRAKWGHVEEITYTDPDSKRLYQLSGQWVDRTMGYISDGLFTSQDQIDKLGFTYPGNPVLKMGDVRYVDNNKDGVLDWKDQIEIGKGQVPQWMGGLNINLTYKNFDLSALVQGAFGYYKLVTLGSFTKTFFDNRWTEETNDGSALIPRLGGTGTNGLLSGRNYRKADYARLKTFAIGYTLPKALLQRINLQNVRFYVGGSNLFTISGLNKFNIDPESPFSVQDGQPTTSYYPQMKTIMLGVNISL from the coding sequence ATGAGAATGATTTCAGTTTTCATGCTTATCGCCTGTATGCATGTAAGTGCTACCGGCTTATCCCAGGAGATCACCCTCTCCGTAAAAAACGAACCACTGAAGAGTGTCTTTAAAAAGATTTCCAAACAGGCCAATATTTCCATCCTGTATAATGACAGTGATCTGAAAAGCGCTTCTCCTGTAAGTATGGACGTCAGAAAAGCACGCCTGGAACAAGTGCTGGATGAATGCCTGAAAGGATATCCCCTGGAATATACTATGGGAAACGGTATCATCAGGATCCGGAAAAAGAAATACACAATACCGCCTTCACTTTCAGGAAACGTGGCACTGGCGGAAGTGGCTGCCACCATTACCGGTAAGGTAACGGATGCGGCAGGTAAACCCCTGCCCGGTGCAACGGTTGTGGTGAAAGGAACACAGGTAAGTACCTCTACCGATGGAGAGGGGGCGTTTAAACTGACCGTGACCGGAGGGCAGGATGCCGAACTGATTATTTCTTTTATTGGCTATAAAACACAAACCATCCGGATAGGTAGCCAGCAAACCATTAATGTGGTGATGGAAGAAGCGGTGTCCGGACTGAATGATATCGTTGTAGTGGGATATGGTACCGTTAGAAAGAAAGACGTGACCGGTGCGCTCTCTACCATCAAATCAGACGACCTGGCCAAAGTGCCTGTTTCTTCTGTAACCAATGCCCTGGTAGGTAAGCTGCCCGGTTTGATTGCGATGCAGGCCAGCGGACAGCCAGGTGCGGATGCTTCCAGCCTGAACATCCGTGGTTTCGGTAATGCCCTGATCATCGTGGATGGGGTAGAAGCCAACTTCCAGAATATTGATGCCAGCCAGATTGAAGATGTAACCATCCTTAAAGATGGCTCTGCTTCCATTTATGGCTCCAGGGCTGGTAACGGGGTGGTACTGATCACCACCAAAAGAGGGAAGGTAGGCAAACCGGTGATCACAGTAAATGCGACCACCACGTTACAACGTCCTACCTATTTCCAGAAAATGCTTTCTTCCGGCCAGTATACTACCCTGGTATCAGAAGAATATCTGCAATCCGGACAACCTGCCAACGGCGTGCCTTATACGAAAGAGCAGATCGCTAAATATTATGCAGCTACAGAACCCGGATACTATAACACTAACTGGCAAAGCCTGATTGTACGCGATTGGGCACCTATGCAGAATTATAATGCATCTATCCGCGGTGGTAGTGAAAAGATCAGATACTACGCTTTTCTGGGTACACTCAATCAGGGCTCTTTCTGGAAAAGCAACGGCGGCGACTATAAACGCTACAACTTCCAGTCAAATGTGGACGCAAATATCCTGGATAACCTGACGATGAGCATTACCATGTCCAGTATCGTAGACCGGATCAATTCCACCAACAGACCTCAGAATGGCGGTGGTTACCTGTTTGCCGACCTGTACAATAATAAACCCATGTACCCTGCCAGCCTGCCTGATCCATCTAAAATCCCTTATAGCGGTTCTGCTACAGGTGGTGCATTGGTGCAGTCAAACAGAGACCTGGGCGGATACTCCGATGAGCATTTCCAGACGCTTAACCAAACCGCTTCTCTCACCTATGATGTTAAAGAGGTAAAAGGACTTTCCTTAAAAGCTTTTGGCAACTATATACAGATAAACGATAACCAAAAATCCTACGCTAGACCAGTAGACCTGTACACTTATAACATTGATACAAAAGAATACACATTAGCTTCTCAGTATAATTCCAATACACAACTGACACAACAGAAATCTGTGTCCACTACCTTAACCGGACAGTTTTCTGTGAATTACAACCGCACGATCAACGAGGACCACCAGATAAATGCCATGGCCCTGTATGAAGTGTATACCTTGAAGACCGATTTTATTTCTGCGGGAAGGGCCAACTTCACTTTCCCCACACTGGATCAGATGTTTGCAGGTAGCCTGAGTACCGTGAGCAATAATGGCTCTGCCAGTGAAATGAGCCGTACCAGTTATGTAGGCCGTTTAAACTATGGATACAAAGGAAAGTACCTGTTGGGCGCTATCCTTCGTGCAGATGCTTCTGCTAAATTCCCGGCTGATTCCAGATGGGGATATTTCCCTAGTGTATCGCTCGGCTGGCGCTTGAATGAAGAAAACTTCATGAAAAAATACAATAACCTGGATGAGTTGAAGCTGCGTGCCAGCTACGGTGCTTCCGGAAATGATGGTATCGGTAATTTCCAATACCTGGCAGGTTATGGTGCTACTTTAATGCCTGCATTGTGGGGTGGCACACCAGTGATGGGTATTGCGCCACTGGGTATGGCCAATCCTACTTTGTCATGGGAAAGAATCACCATCTATAATATTGGATTGGACTATTCCTTTTTTAACCGGGCATTATACGGGGAAGCAGAAGTGTTTTACCGTAAAAGAGATGGTATGCCTGCAAAGAAGACAGTAAGCCTGCCCTCCAGCTTTGGTGCGGAACTGCCTTTGGAAAACCTGAACAGCCAGAACAATAGGGGCTTTGAATTGAAGGTAGGTACCATGGGAGCCAGCAGAGACTGGAAATGGGATGTGAGCGCTAATATTTCCTGGCAGAGAGCTAAGTGGGGACACGTGGAAGAAATTACTTACACTGATCCTGACTCAAAAAGATTGTACCAGTTATCCGGTCAATGGGTAGACCGTACCATGGGATATATATCTGATGGGTTGTTTACCAGCCAGGACCAGATAGATAAACTGGGATTCACCTATCCCGGCAACCCGGTATTGAAAATGGGAGATGTACGTTATGTGGATAATAACAAGGATGGTGTGCTGGACTGGAAAGATCAGATAGAGATCGGTAAAGGACAGGTGCCGCAATGGATGGGTGGTTTGAATATCAACCTCACCTACAAGAATTTTGACCTGTCTGCATTGGTGCAAGGTGCATTTGGATATTACAAACTGGTAACATTAGGTTCCTTTACAAAAACTTTCTTCGACAACCGTTGGACTGAAGAAACGAATGATGGCAGTGCACTCATTCCCCGCCTGGGCGGAACAGGAACCAATGGCCTGTTGTCTGGTCGCAACTACCGGAAAGCAGACTATGCAAGATTAAAAACCTTCGCTATCGGATATACCTTACCTAAAGCATTGCTGCAAAGAATCAATTTACAGAATGTCAGGTTTTATGTGGGTGGTAGTAACCTGTTTACCATTTCCGGACTGAATAAGTTTAACATCGATCCGGAATCTCCTTTCTCCGTTCAGGATGGTCAGCCTACCACTTCTTATTACCCGCAGATGAAAACGATCATGCTGGGTGTAAACATCTCATTATAA
- a CDS encoding FecR family protein has product MDQQRISYLLERELEGTLTAKELQELEELKVHEDSELIERLMAELIAREAEQPRYISDAMEDAAFEKIISVDAVHEDGTTTAPRIRFLRSGWLRAAAAVVLILGTGAYFLMRKTTHEAPVVVRQPNTQPNNKATLTLADGATITLDSAGNQVIRQGNVAVHQHNGQLQYTLEGNETTLSYNTLTVPRGTQYKLALPDGTTVWLNAASRLRYPTAFVGKERVVELEGQGYFEIAQHANQPFKVKANGVEVQVLGTHFDVMAYSDESSVNTTLLEGAVNIVKGGQQQRLKPGQQAILDNKTDQLSVQQADIDMVSAWRTDFFELDGTDLSTILRQLARWYDVEIVYKANVRSEALSGRISRNLRLQDVLQALAGNEVQFKVEGKQVIVLPR; this is encoded by the coding sequence ATGGACCAACAAAGAATATCTTATTTGTTAGAACGAGAACTGGAAGGAACGCTTACCGCGAAGGAACTCCAGGAGCTGGAAGAATTGAAGGTCCATGAAGATAGTGAACTGATAGAAAGACTGATGGCCGAACTGATAGCCCGGGAAGCGGAACAGCCCCGGTATATCAGCGATGCTATGGAGGATGCTGCTTTTGAAAAGATCATCAGTGTGGATGCAGTGCATGAGGATGGTACTACTACTGCGCCCCGGATACGTTTTCTTCGTAGCGGATGGCTGCGGGCGGCTGCGGCGGTGGTTTTGATCTTAGGTACCGGCGCTTATTTCCTGATGAGGAAAACAACGCATGAAGCACCTGTTGTGGTGCGTCAACCCAATACCCAGCCCAATAACAAAGCTACATTGACGCTGGCAGACGGGGCTACTATCACATTGGATAGTGCAGGCAACCAGGTGATCCGCCAGGGGAATGTTGCGGTACATCAGCATAACGGACAACTCCAATATACATTGGAAGGAAATGAAACTACCCTTAGTTATAATACACTCACCGTACCACGTGGTACACAGTATAAGCTGGCCCTGCCGGATGGTACAACGGTGTGGCTCAATGCTGCTTCCAGATTGCGCTATCCCACCGCATTTGTTGGAAAGGAAAGGGTAGTGGAACTGGAAGGACAAGGATACTTTGAAATAGCACAACATGCCAATCAACCATTTAAAGTAAAAGCTAATGGGGTAGAAGTACAGGTGCTAGGTACCCACTTTGATGTCATGGCTTATAGTGATGAAAGCAGTGTCAATACTACTTTGCTGGAGGGAGCGGTTAATATTGTAAAAGGCGGGCAGCAACAACGGCTGAAGCCCGGACAGCAGGCAATCCTGGATAATAAAACAGATCAGCTGTCTGTACAGCAGGCGGATATTGATATGGTTTCTGCCTGGAGGACCGACTTTTTTGAGCTGGATGGTACAGACCTGTCTACCATCTTAAGACAACTTGCCAGGTGGTATGATGTGGAAATCGTGTATAAAGCTAATGTCCGCTCAGAGGCTTTAAGCGGGCGCATCAGCCGTAATCTGCGCCTGCAGGATGTGTTACAGGCACTGGCAGGAAATGAAGTGCAATTCAAGGTAGAAGGGAAGCAGGTGATCGTGTTACCCAGATAA
- a CDS encoding phytanoyl-CoA dioxygenase family protein has translation MANFQLTASQIADYHRDGYIIVKGYLNVAEVQKLQEIAFADGIMRQHAFDLNDQSGKKTKLTLWYTPGNDAYGLLTKSNRMVASAHELMEGTSAVCHFHSKLMQKEPKVGGAWEWHQDYGYWYKNEFLFPDQMLSVMVAITDANKENGCLQVIRGTHKMGRIEHGFAGEQVGAAMHYVSLALKTMPLIYVELKAGDALFFHPNLLHRSEANESDLARWSLIAVYNRADNVPYNEPSQSSTIPIKMVPDEALLEWEAESLSDNASFLDKEKDEALK, from the coding sequence ATGGCAAACTTTCAGTTAACCGCCAGTCAGATAGCTGACTACCACAGAGACGGGTACATCATTGTAAAGGGTTACCTAAACGTTGCGGAAGTGCAAAAGCTGCAGGAAATTGCTTTTGCAGATGGGATAATGCGGCAGCATGCGTTTGACCTGAATGATCAGTCCGGAAAAAAAACAAAGCTTACCTTGTGGTATACACCAGGGAATGATGCCTATGGCTTACTGACCAAGAGTAACCGGATGGTAGCATCAGCCCATGAATTGATGGAAGGTACCAGTGCTGTTTGTCATTTTCATAGTAAACTCATGCAGAAAGAGCCTAAGGTGGGCGGCGCCTGGGAATGGCATCAGGATTATGGTTACTGGTATAAAAATGAGTTTTTATTTCCAGATCAGATGCTGTCTGTCATGGTGGCCATTACCGATGCCAATAAAGAAAACGGATGTCTGCAGGTAATCAGGGGCACTCATAAAATGGGTCGTATAGAACATGGATTTGCCGGGGAGCAGGTAGGTGCTGCTATGCATTATGTATCACTGGCGCTGAAAACGATGCCATTGATATATGTAGAACTAAAAGCCGGAGATGCCTTGTTCTTTCATCCCAACCTCCTGCATCGTTCGGAAGCCAATGAGTCTGACCTGGCCCGCTGGTCATTGATCGCTGTATACAACAGGGCAGATAATGTGCCGTATAATGAGCCATCCCAATCAAGTACCATCCCTATAAAAATGGTACCGGATGAAGCCTTACTGGAATGGGAGGCAGAAAG
- a CDS encoding glucoamylase family protein: MIRCGLVTGAIIIYSMLALAQPKKQAATHTYPNAIAPVGVIKGLSDEALLETVQKQTFRYFWHGAHPVSGLALERSNTVLAEHYWDYINEAWGEPNFSKTKFGPDAGAIGGTGFGIMGTIVAVERGWIGRDTAVKRLIQIADFLINADCYHGIYPHFMDGRTGKTIRFDRLDDAADIVETSYLLMGFLCAREYFTNDTPREKYLRKRVDQMWGAANWNWFTNNQDTLFWHWSPNNGFDMNFPVWGWNECLITYIMAAASPRHGISKEVYNGSWAGSKGFRNGNTYYGYKLPLGNFDKGGPLFFEQYTFQGIDPNGLKDSLGIDYMEQARNHTLINRAYCIENPKKYKGYSEQCWGLTAGDSHKGYAAHCPDTDLGVIQPTAAISSMPYTPKESMQALRYFYEEMGDKLWSKYGFIDGFSLHYNWYAPSHLAIDQGPIIVMLENYRTGLLWKLFMKIPDIQQGMKKLGFQSPWIK, from the coding sequence ATGATTCGATGCGGACTCGTTACCGGGGCTATTATTATTTATAGTATGCTTGCGTTGGCGCAACCTAAAAAACAAGCGGCCACTCATACTTATCCCAACGCTATTGCACCTGTGGGAGTAATTAAAGGGCTCAGCGATGAAGCGTTGCTGGAAACGGTACAAAAACAAACCTTCCGGTACTTCTGGCATGGTGCACATCCGGTAAGCGGGCTGGCATTGGAGCGGAGTAATACCGTACTGGCAGAACACTACTGGGATTACATCAATGAAGCGTGGGGCGAGCCTAATTTCAGCAAAACAAAATTTGGTCCGGATGCCGGTGCTATCGGTGGAACAGGTTTTGGTATCATGGGTACTATTGTGGCTGTAGAAAGAGGTTGGATAGGCAGGGATACTGCGGTAAAAAGGCTGATCCAGATCGCAGACTTTCTGATTAATGCCGATTGTTATCATGGCATTTATCCACACTTCATGGATGGCCGTACCGGCAAAACCATCCGGTTTGACCGGCTGGATGATGCCGCTGATATTGTGGAAACATCTTACCTCCTTATGGGCTTTCTTTGTGCACGGGAATATTTCACGAATGATACTCCCCGTGAAAAATACCTGCGTAAACGGGTAGACCAGATGTGGGGAGCCGCCAACTGGAACTGGTTCACCAACAATCAAGACACCCTCTTCTGGCACTGGAGTCCCAACAATGGTTTTGATATGAACTTCCCGGTTTGGGGGTGGAATGAATGTCTGATCACCTATATTATGGCAGCGGCATCTCCCCGCCACGGCATCTCAAAAGAAGTATACAATGGCTCCTGGGCAGGCAGCAAGGGATTCAGGAATGGCAACACCTATTATGGCTACAAATTACCACTTGGAAATTTTGACAAAGGTGGCCCTTTGTTCTTTGAACAATATACTTTCCAGGGCATAGACCCCAATGGCTTAAAAGATTCCCTTGGGATTGACTATATGGAACAGGCACGTAATCATACACTCATCAACCGGGCTTACTGCATAGAGAATCCCAAAAAATATAAAGGATATAGTGAACAATGCTGGGGACTTACTGCCGGCGACAGCCATAAAGGTTATGCCGCCCATTGCCCGGATACCGACCTTGGCGTAATTCAACCTACTGCAGCCATTTCTTCTATGCCATATACCCCTAAGGAAAGTATGCAGGCATTGCGTTATTTTTATGAAGAAATGGGAGATAAATTATGGAGTAAATATGGTTTTATTGATGGGTTCAGCCTTCATTATAACTGGTATGCGCCATCTCATCTCGCTATTGACCAAGGACCTATTATAGTAATGCTAGAGAATTATCGCACCGGATTACTCTGGAAACTTTTCATGAAAATCCCGGACATTCAGCAGGGAATGAAAAAGCTAGGTTTTCAAAGTCCATGGATAAAATAA